A stretch of DNA from Gammaproteobacteria bacterium:
AGCTAGCATTGGAAAAATGCTCAATCATAGACTAGAATTAAGCTTGTCGGAGCGACATCGATCATTGTGTAATGAAAAGCAGCAGCAACTTTTGGCTGAGGCGATGACTGAATACGTCGGTCATCCTGTGTTGTTAAGCTTCAGCTTCATAAGCCAGGATACTCCGATAGAAACTCGAGAGTTGAAAAAAGACACGACAATAAAAAAAGAGGTAACAGCAGATATAAGTAAAGACTCTAATTTACAACAGCTGCTAGAAATGTTCGATGCCGATATTCACAAAACAACCAACAAAAAGGGGTAATTATGCAAGACAAGCCAAATTTTGATTTCAATGAGCTAATGAGCAAAGCGAAAGAAATGCAAGGCAAAATGCAAGATATGCAAGGAAAAATTGCGAGCATGACAGTTGTTGGTCAAGCCGGCGGCGGATTAGTAAAAATTACTAAACGCGGCAATCAATATGCGATTAAAACAGAGATTAGTGCTGATTTAGTCCCTGGCCTATCTATCCAAGATCGCGAAATGATCGAAGATCTAGTGACCGCAGCGATTAATGACGCTGTTGATCGCATTGAAGCCGCAACCAAAGAACAACTTTCTGGTTTCGTTGGCATGAAGCTTCCTGATGCGTTCAAAGATCTTGCGGGCGGCGATGCAGGCGGCACAGCCACTGGTGGTTAATGAGCTTTAGCCCTCTTATACAAGAACTTATCCAAGCGTTGCGCTATCTCCCCGGTGTCGGGCCGAAATCAGCGCAACGTATGGCATTCTATTTACTACAAAACGACACAGAAAAAGCGAAACAGTTATCCTCAGTAATTACTCGCAGCCTGACACATGTGACACATTGCAAACAATGTCGCATGTTGACTGAAACAGCGTTGTGTCAAATCTGCAATAATTCAAAGCGCAATCATCAAAAAATTTGTATCGTTGAAGGTCCGCTTGATATTCTAGCGATAGAACAAACCGCCACTTTTAACGGGCGATATTTCGTATTGATGGGACACTTATCACCAATTGACGGAATCGGACCTGAAAAAATTGGTATTCCATTATTATTGGAACAATTAAAAAATTCAAATATAGAAGAAGTCATTCTTGCTTTGAGCGCCACCATAGAAGGCCAAACCACTTCCCATTATATCGCCAATATGACAAGATCGCTTCCGCTTACTGTCACTCGATTAGCACATGGACTTCCCATGGGTAGCGAGTTGGAATATACCGATGGACATACACTGACTCATGCATTTATTGACAGAAAAAATTTTGCGTTTACTGATTAATTGCATT
This window harbors:
- a CDS encoding YbaB/EbfC family nucleoid-associated protein is translated as MQDKPNFDFNELMSKAKEMQGKMQDMQGKIASMTVVGQAGGGLVKITKRGNQYAIKTEISADLVPGLSIQDREMIEDLVTAAINDAVDRIEAATKEQLSGFVGMKLPDAFKDLAGGDAGGTATGG
- the recR gene encoding recombination protein RecR, with product MSFSPLIQELIQALRYLPGVGPKSAQRMAFYLLQNDTEKAKQLSSVITRSLTHVTHCKQCRMLTETALCQICNNSKRNHQKICIVEGPLDILAIEQTATFNGRYFVLMGHLSPIDGIGPEKIGIPLLLEQLKNSNIEEVILALSATIEGQTTSHYIANMTRSLPLTVTRLAHGLPMGSELEYTDGHTLTHAFIDRKNFAFTD